Part of the Desulfurococcaceae archaeon genome is shown below.
CGGCTCCAAGGCTCTGGCCGACTATCACGGAGCAGGCAGTAAGCAACCCAGCCGTGATGATCGTTATAACGCCGAAAGGCCTATCGCCAATGCTCCACGCGGCTAGCGCCTTACTACCCATTAAGCTGATGATACCGGCTAGCATCGTAAACCCGGATGCTTCCGCGAGAGCGGCTCCTGAAATCGGCAAGCCCACTTTGGCCATGAGCCTTAAAAGTTGTAAATCAGGTTTGATGTGGTGAAAACTCATCTTTATACCCTTAACGCCCATTAACGAGAAGTAAACCAAGCCGGCTGTCCCTGCGACTAGTTCACTAAGCACGGTCGCTAATGCTGCGCCTGCAACTCCCATTTCCGGTAGCCCATGTAAGCCGTAAATGAGTAATGGATCTAGGACGATGTTAAGCATCGTTCCCAGGGACCTAAGGGCGAGCGGTAGAAATGGAGTGCCCGATGCCATGTAAACCGATGTAATGGATTCTAGCACGCCGAAGACCGGTACACCCATAGCTAGAATGCTTACGTAATCGTAAGCGGGGGTCCTGGTTTCGGCGGGTGCGTTTATCAATACGAGTATGTAAGGGGTACTGATTATAGTTAGCGCTGATATCAACGGGCCCACCGTGATGGTGAACAGCAATAGCTGGCCGGCAACTTTCAGGGAGCTCGTGTACTCCCGTGCACCCCAGTACTGGGACACTAGAGAGGTACCGGCACCGTAAATGCCGAAGAAGGTTGCCAACACTAAGAATATGATAGGCCACGCCACACTTACACCCGCGAGCGCTAGGGTACTATAGTTTCCAAGCCAGTACATGTCGACAAGATTGTAAATTACCCGGAATGCTTGCATTAAGCCGACAGGTAAGCCGAGCTTAACTACGACTTTTAAGAGTGACTGCTTCAAAACCCATAACTTGTCATCCAAGTCTCCAGGGTCCATGTTTCAACCTCCTCTACAGCGCTGTCAACGTTACTTAGCCGTTTAACTAAGGTGTTCAACATACCCTACACTTTGCGGATTACATATATAAACTTCAGCTTATTAGTGATTACGGTGGGGTCTGGCTTGCTTGATCCTGGCATCCTCGTCACACTGCGTGATGAGCTCGGAGCAGACTTCATAGATGCTAGAGTTCAAAGGTACTACAGCGAGCTCGTCGTGTTGGACAACGGGGTCGTTAGAGAACTATCGATAAACAGTAACCAAGGTATTGGAGTGAGGGTCATTGTTAAAGGAGCCGTTGGATACTCTTCAACTAACTCTCTCGAAGAAGCTGGTGTGAAGGAGGCTGTTCTGCGCGCGTACAGGGTAGCTAAAGCCTCTTCGAAGCACTCTATTCAAGTGGACTTCTATAGACGTCCTACTCTAAAAGGTAAGGCTTCTTCGCGCTTTAACGTTGACCCGGAAGACGTAGACTTCTCGGAAAAAATCGAGTTACTGAAAAGCATGGACAGCGTGGCTAGGAGCGTTAAGGGGGTAGCAAGCGTTATCCTCAGGTACGGGTATGAAGCTGATCGTAGAGTGTATATTTCAAGTAATGGAGACCATGTAGAGTACTCGAAGAAAATGCTCGGGGTTTCCGCGAGATTGGTAGCACACGTCGAGGGCACCTACGAAACGCTCTACGACCAGGAATCTGGCGTTGCCGGTTGGGAGCTCATTAAAGGCCTTAAGTGGGATGATTGGATTTCAGAGAGAGCTAGGCTCGTAGTAGACACGGCAAGAGCGGGTCACGCCAAGCCCGGTAAGTATGACATAGTTCTCGACAACGACATGGTTGGATTAATGCTTCACGAGGCGTTTGGGCACGCGTCGGAGGGCGATACGGTGCTCGCCGGTGGTAGTGTATTGCGGGGTAAAATAGGCGGAAGAGTTGCCAGCGAGCTCGTCACCATAGCCGATGAAGGGCTAGTTGATGGAGGGGACTTTGTACCCTACGACGATGAGGGAACGCCGAAGAGAAAGGTCCACGTGGTCAAGAACGGGGTGTTAACGGAGTTCCTGCACAGCATCATTACAGCGAAGCTCCTGGATGGGGAGCCAACGGGTAATGCCAGGGTCATGAGCTACCGGTACCCTGTACTCGTACGCCAAACGAACACGTACATGGAGCCCCTTGACTGGGGTGCCGAGGAGATGATCAGGGATATGAGGAGAGGATTATACGTTAAAGGCCTGGGCGCGCTGGGTGGGGAGGTGAACCCGCTTACAGGGGCATTCACGTTCACCAGTGGACCTAGTTATATCGTCGAAAACGGAGAGCCAGCTAAGCTGGTTAAAGGCGTCATGCTATCCGGGCTAATACTCGAAACCCTTAAAAGTGTTGATGCGGTGGGAAAGGACCTCCTAGTTAGAACAAGCGTATTCGGTGGTTGCGGTAAAGATGGACAAACGGTAAGGGTCGGTGACGGGGGTCCTCACGTAAGAGTTAGAGGTTTCATAATCGGAGGTGGTTAAAACGCTAAGCAAACTCGAACAACTAGTTAGAAGAGCCGTAACTAAGGGCCTCGCGGAGGTGGAGGTATACGCTGTTCACACCATATCAAAGCAATTCAGCGTCGCGAGTGACATGATTATAGATAGCGTTGTAAGCGAAGACTACGATATAGGCCTGCGTGGAGCGTTCAATAAGAGGATTGGAGGTGTTAGGACGAACACCTTAGACGGCGACGTAGACAAAATACTCGAAAAGCTCTACTCTGTTACGAAATCGTCGCCGGAAGATCCCTACTGGAGTGGTTTCCCCGTCGAGCTCCGCGAAACCAAACAGGTTTCCTGCTACGACGATAAAGTAGCCGCCATGAGCGAAGAGGAGCTGGTTGAGGTACTTGAGCAAGCCATGGATGCGTTTAAAGAACCACCTCTGCGCAGCGGAGCTGAGAAAGCCAGCGTCGTAGAGGGGTCTTTCAGTGTACGTGAGAGTAGAATCGTGGTAATCAATTCGCACGGTGTCGAGAGAAGCGTTAGGTGTAGTAACGTGGTACTCTGGCTTTCACTCAGCACGATGAAAGGCGGCGCTATAGCTGACAAGACGTTTGCATATTGGAAGAGGAAGCTTGACATCAAGGAGCTCGAAGACAAGGCTTTAAGAAACGGGGAGCTCGCGCTCCTCTTCTTGAATGCCTCGCCAATAGAGTCGGGTAACTACGACTTGGTGTTGGTACCAGAGACTGTAGGTGAAATACTGACATATAGTCTCGCGCCAGCGTTCTCCGCATTAAATATTCTTGAAAACAGAAGTCCCTTAAAGGGTA
Proteins encoded:
- a CDS encoding TldD/PmbA family protein gives rise to the protein MVKTLSKLEQLVRRAVTKGLAEVEVYAVHTISKQFSVASDMIIDSVVSEDYDIGLRGAFNKRIGGVRTNTLDGDVDKILEKLYSVTKSSPEDPYWSGFPVELRETKQVSCYDDKVAAMSEEELVEVLEQAMDAFKEPPLRSGAEKASVVEGSFSVRESRIVVINSHGVERSVRCSNVVLWLSLSTMKGGAIADKTFAYWKRKLDIKELEDKALRNGELALLFLNASPIESGNYDLVLVPETVGEILTYSLAPAFSALNILENRSPLKGRLGELVFNEDLTISDDPSIEMAAGTAPFDDEGVPTTTKPVVEKGVVKSILHSYYTARRMNTAPTGNGFRQYPAAPPTPRFTNMLVNPGQGSLEDFVRDISKGIVVHEIIGYWMSDPVTGSTKATVTHGLLVERGKVVKPVKGVVIGGNIYEWLSKGLLGVGKDLEIIGPAAAPSLWIKEVGVAGK
- a CDS encoding MATE family efflux transporter, producing MDPGDLDDKLWVLKQSLLKVVVKLGLPVGLMQAFRVIYNLVDMYWLGNYSTLALAGVSVAWPIIFLVLATFFGIYGAGTSLVSQYWGAREYTSSLKVAGQLLLFTITVGPLISALTIISTPYILVLINAPAETRTPAYDYVSILAMGVPVFGVLESITSVYMASGTPFLPLALRSLGTMLNIVLDPLLIYGLHGLPEMGVAGAALATVLSELVAGTAGLVYFSLMGVKGIKMSFHHIKPDLQLLRLMAKVGLPISGAALAEASGFTMLAGIISLMGSKALAAWSIGDRPFGVITIITAGLLTACSVIVGQSLGAGLLGKARESATRILVYEVILTSLIITPLIALRTYISSAFSPQDIEVSSYASDFMLYMGISIIPLSMLETARAIANGSGHTKPVMYLSVLRLWVLRNVLAYVFGPGPLKMGVKGLWIGMAISNVVTGLIALTWTMRYTWLKPVIGNTNGARKTRI
- a CDS encoding TldD/PmbA family protein, translated to MGSGLLDPGILVTLRDELGADFIDARVQRYYSELVVLDNGVVRELSINSNQGIGVRVIVKGAVGYSSTNSLEEAGVKEAVLRAYRVAKASSKHSIQVDFYRRPTLKGKASSRFNVDPEDVDFSEKIELLKSMDSVARSVKGVASVILRYGYEADRRVYISSNGDHVEYSKKMLGVSARLVAHVEGTYETLYDQESGVAGWELIKGLKWDDWISERARLVVDTARAGHAKPGKYDIVLDNDMVGLMLHEAFGHASEGDTVLAGGSVLRGKIGGRVASELVTIADEGLVDGGDFVPYDDEGTPKRKVHVVKNGVLTEFLHSIITAKLLDGEPTGNARVMSYRYPVLVRQTNTYMEPLDWGAEEMIRDMRRGLYVKGLGALGGEVNPLTGAFTFTSGPSYIVENGEPAKLVKGVMLSGLILETLKSVDAVGKDLLVRTSVFGGCGKDGQTVRVGDGGPHVRVRGFIIGGG